CCGGCGTACTTGAACGATCCTTTGGCGCAGTTGCCGGCGACGTCAGTGAGGTCGGCGTCGTCGAAGACGACCGCGGGGGCGTTCCCGCCGAGTTCCATATGCAGATTGACCATGCCGCTCTCGCGGGCGACGTGTTTGCCCGCGCCCGAGGAGCCGGTCATCGCGATCGCGTTGATTCGGTCGTCGCCGGAGAGGATATCGCCGATCTCGCTCGCGTCGCCGGGGACGAAGTTGAACGCGCCGTCGGGGATCCCGTCGACATCAGCGATGACGTCGGCGAGGATCGCCGCGGAGATGGGCGTCTTGCTCGCGGGCTTGAGCAGGACGCTGTTGCCGGCCGCGAGCGCGGGCGCGACCTGCAGCGCCGTCGTGGC
This Natrinema amylolyticum DNA region includes the following protein-coding sequences:
- a CDS encoding aldehyde dehydrogenase family protein; the protein is GQAAERFDRAAEEARNIVSKGEYREGSTAGHEGWQAIVKHEPIGAVLCITPYNYPLATTALQVAPALAAGNSVLLKPASKTPISAAILADVIADVDGIPDGAFNFVPGDASEIGDILSGDDRINAIAMTGSSGAGKHVARESGMVNLHMELGGNAPAVVFDDADLTDVAGNCAKGSFKYAG